The Myxocyprinus asiaticus isolate MX2 ecotype Aquarium Trade chromosome 6, UBuf_Myxa_2, whole genome shotgun sequence region aattgCATGGATTACCTTTTTGGTGCCTTTATGACCTTTTTGGAACTTGGACATTTTGGACCACATggacttgtattgtatgtatataaaaacatcatacatctatgaaaaaaaatttaatagatGCCATAAGggtgaatgagagaattttcattcttagattaaatattcctttaaagaaagcatgtctgtgagagtgtgaaacactgatcagccacaacattaaaaccaactgcctaatattgtgtaggtccccctcgtgccgccaaaacagcgcaaacccgcatctcagaatagcattctgagatgctattcttctcaccacaattgtacagaacggttatctgagttaccatagactttgttcaaaccagtctggccattctctgttgacctctctcatcaacaaggcatttccatccacagaactgccactcactggatgttttttgtttttggcaccattctgagaaaactctagagactgttgtgcgtgaaaatcccaggagatcagcagttatagaaatactcaaaccagcccatctggcactaacaatcacgCCATGGCCCAAatgactgagatcacatttccccccccattctgatggttgatgtgaacattaactgaagctcctgacccgtatctgcatgattttatgcactgctgccacacaattggctgaataGATTAtcacatggcatgattgttggtaccagatgggctggtttgagtatttctgtaactgctgatctcctgggattttcacacacaacagtctgtagaatttactccgaatggtgccaaaaacaaaaaatatccagtgagcggcagttctgtggatggaaacgccttgatgatgagagaggtcagagaatggccagactggttcgaactgacaaagtctacggtaacataaccattctgtacaattgtggtgagaaaaatagcatctcagaataagagcgctgttttggcagcatgagggggacctacacaacattaggcaggtggttttaatgttgtggctgatcggtgtatgtggaaTCAGTTTCTATACGTCTTGACCTTTCAGgcatgcaaactcatgagaggtgaaaaaggtaaGGAAATCATAACATGAGTTCCAGATGTACATTTTCAGTTTAAtggtttgttgtatttaaagctttttaattGTTTAAGCTTAATGtaaccctttcaagtgatttaatggggaaaatgtaaccaaacaatttgggcaaattagcttcagaaaaggtgactttagctgaaaagTGATTAGTTTGCATCCCTGCTTCTTAATTGAACTCTAGCAAATGTTATTAATGCACATGAAATAGAAACATGATCTTAAGTATCAATACAATATCCTGAATAATAGCATTACGATGTCTACTTGATCGTATTGGCTCACTACTTTTCAAGTTTATCAATTCAGAAAAAAAGACAGCTTTACACACCCCCAGGCAATGTAGGGCTCTGCAATTCGAAGCATGTTGATGGTGGCCTTGTTCAGTTTGACAAAGACACCGTTGAAGATCTGGCGGAGACGAAGCAGCTGAAGCACCTTGCGGACTTTGGGGCTGACACCATTGATACTGAGGAGAGACAAGATATCGCATCAACAACTTACAAGacacattttatttcattaaatcaatgCTAATTTGTGGTTTCAGAGGATTTGGCTTATTTTCAAGAGGAATCACCATGGTCGATATGATGGGGAAAAAAGAGCAACATCATTAACCAAAGTCAGTGAGACATCTGCCCATTGTAAGGCAGCTGCATCACCTAGAGAGCTATGCAAAATCAGCATCTGATAGTGGAACATTTACCCTCTGATCCTGATAACAAAAGCCAGTTTGGGCTCAGCTGGAACGTAGTAGTTGCCTGCCTTGCGAGCCATCCTGCTCATGCGGATCTCACGCCTGTACATCTCCCTGTATTCCTTATGGTAAGCTTCAGCTCTCTTGAAGATGAGCTTCCTGGTGACTTTGCGGGCCTAAGAGCAAGAGAAAATATGCAGTTAATTGTACCTCTATGCTGATGTTTTCAACATCAATTATAAATACTACAAGTGTCAGAAGCATGACTTCATTTCTGTTTAGAAAGAACAAGACACATACCTTCTTCTCAGCCTTAGCCTTCTTCAGAAGAACGGCCTTGATGACAGCAAACCGCTTTCGCCTCTTCAAGAGGCTTTCAGGGACTGAGGGGACCTTCTTCTTCTCTCTAATGGGACATTGGAAGAAAGCACATTGGTTATTGTCCTGTCATCCTCACGAGGCCTACAGACCACGCAATTATGATGACAATCATGTCACAACAAACAAGTACAATAGGAATAGGTATAGATTAAACGACCCTATATTCAATACTGCAATATGACAGCATAATCTTACACTACATTTCACATTAATAACACAAAATATGGTCGACCAGCAACAAACTAGCCGAGCAGCATTATGCATTTGCTCTATGTAAGTCACCTAGTGAAGATTAAAATGCTTGGTCTTAACAAGACTAATACACAAGTGTAACTTTCGCAATGTTTTAAACGCATCTGAATGGCTTTATACGAACTATTTTCACGTTGCTAGACAGATTACACCCAAGCGGACTACTCGACTTTCACATGACTTTTATTGATTCATCATTCACCAAACACACCCAATTTCATCCTCATAATACTTATGTGTACGTAAATTGCTCTTTTAGAATGCGAGCAGTACTACATAAGACATATTTAAGCCGATGGAAACTGATTCAGACAGAACGGTGGTCAACTTACGTTTCACCCGCCATTATCCCTATAGTAAAAGAGGCTTATACGCATGCGCAGTACGGTCTTATAAGGCGGGTCCTACATACTTCCGTTACAATTAGGTACCTTGTTCTGTTGCCTacattttaaaagataatttattGTGTTAGATATCATTGGAATTGTCTTAGGCAACTTTTCTTATAAGATAATGAAGTAATATTTTATACATAATTATGATATGATGTAAAAGCTTATCTAGAATTTATTTgcataactgtaattaaattgcataatttgcgGACACACGCATGCGTGGAAAGTTGTAAAGCGTGTCCGAAAGTATTTAAAGAGCTGGAGCTCTATAACTAAACACTGAGATGGCCAGAGTTCCTTCTGTTTTGGCGACTGAGAGAGTCCAACTTCTGTTTTAGATCCGATAAGTTGTTTCTTTGAGCACGTCTGTGGTTTGATTTCTTACTTTTAGTGTTGGAGCTGAAAAGTCGCTTTAAGTTGCTTAGTTTAGCGAGTTGGTACGTAGCTGCACGGAGACAGAATGACTATCCTCGCTGAATTGTTTGTGGTTACTTTCAAAATAATCTGGACATTTGTGTTGGCTGGCGCTAAATGGCTTATTCGTCCACGGGAGAAGAGTGTGGCGGGCCAGGTGTGTGTTATCACCGGTGCTGGAAGCGGTCTCGGGCGGCTCTTTGCTCAGGAGTTTGCGAGGAGACGAGCGACGCTTGTGCTCTGGGACATCAACAGATTGGGCAATGAAGAGACCGCAGAGATAGTGCGAGAAATCTACCGGGAGTTGAGCCCATCCGAAGGTGAGAGAAATTGCTTTAATTACATGTTTCATGATGCTTCATTGCATAAGCATTCCCccctaaaaggaatattccggttttaataaaagttaagctcaatcaacagcatttgtggctcaatgttgattagcaccaataattatttcaatatgtcccttgttttcttaaaaaaaaaaaaatcgtggtTAAATTGAGGCacttaaatggaagtgaatgggacccttgtttttgagggtttaaaagaaATATGAacctaataattttataaaaattggCATAAAACttgtatttgagctgtaaagttatttgaatGGTCTTTTTAGAGTTTATGGTGTTATGTCATGGATcgtaaaattggatgtaactttacgcAGAACATTTTAGAAAGCgatttataacactaaaataatgttaacacattgtttaggtcttgtgggtatgcttttgaaatggtgagtatttaAGAGttcacagattggccccattcacttgcattttttttaGACTGTtacctagatttttttttttttttttttttttatatatacagctctgtaaaaaattaagagaccccTGCAAAATTATCAGCTTCTCTGGATTTAGTTATGGTTTGAGTAACGTGAACAGATCATCACCagtcctccaccaaacttcacagtgggtgcgagttACTGttgcttgaaggcctctccaggtctctgtcaaaccattagatgaccaggtggaggattggtgacgatctgggggtgcttcaaggctggaatcgggcacaTTCGTCTTTGTagaggatgcatgaatcaagccacgaacaaggttatcctggtagaaaacttgcttccttctgctctgacaatgttccccaattcTGAGGactgttttttcagcagaacaatgctccatgccacacagccaggtcaatcaaggtgtggatggaggaccaccaggtcaagaccctgtcatggccagcccaatctcctggcctgaaccccattgaaaccCTCTGGAacgtgatcaagaggaagatggatggccacaagccatcaaacaaagctgagctgcttgaatttttgcaccaggagtggcaaaGTCgtccaacagcaatgtgaaagactggtagagcaTGCCAATACTCGTGAAAGCTGTGATTTTGAAAATCAGTGtttttccaccaaatattgatttctgaacccttcctaagttaaaacattagtgttgtggtgtttaaaaatgaatatgaacttgttttctttgcattattcgaggtctgaaaacactgtatcttttttgttattttgaccaggtgtcattttctggaaataaatgctctaaatgaccatATTTTTACCTGGGAGAAATGttataaaacattcattttactcaaacttaCCTAAATCTagtgaaactgataattttgcagttttCCGTGTGTGTGGACGAGTTgaagttatttttttcattatgccacaaagtcctttttttttttttttaaattattattgaacctggaatattacttgTAAGCATACAAAATTTTCACATGGTTATGTTACTTTTTCTCCTCCCAGGATGCTCGGACAGTGTTCAAGAGTTGCCCCTGTTTCAGCCCAAAGTTTACACATATGTCTGCGACGTTAGTAAGCGTGAAAGTGTGTATGCTACTGCAGAGAAGGTGCGAAAAGAGGTTGGCAACATCGACTTTTTGATCAATAATGCAGGAGTTGTCTCAGGACATCATCTTCTCGAGTGCCCAGACGAGCTCATCGAAAGAACTATGATGGTCAACTGCCATGCTCACTTCTGGGTCAGTTTATTAACCTGCTTTGATCAGACCTATGTAAAAGTTTGTTGAAAAGTATCTGCTTTTTTCTATAATTGATAATTGGTgttcactattttatttttttaaattacagacTACCAAGGCTTTCCTTCCCAATATGCTGGAGCAGAATCATGGGCACATTGTAACTATAGCCAGCTCATTGGGTTTGTTCACTACAGCTGGTGTGGAGGTAAAGAAGTTTCCCCTTTTCTGGTCCTATTTCTCCTTTGTATACCATATATTGTAAAGACCCTTTGCATTTCATGAAACTGCACTTTTCTCCTTTTTATTGTAGGACTATTGTGCAAGCAAGTTTGGTGCCATTGGCTTTCATGAGTCTTTGAGCCATGAGTTGAAAGCAGCTGATAAGGATGGAATTAAGATGACTCTTGTCTGTCCTTTCTTGGTTGACACTGGCATGTTCAAAGGCTGCAAAATTAGGTTTGTGGTCTGCACATCCCCAGTTTACTTCTGAGGGCAAGACATGCTCTTATGTAACCTCCTTTTCTCATGTTGTGATTGAAGTTATTCACTTAAAGCATTTGTGTTTTGTGGTTCTCGTCTAATTTAAACAGGAAAGAAATGGCACCATTTTTTCCTCCGCTAAAGCCAGAGTACTGTGTAAAACAGGCCATGAGAGCCATACTGACAGACCAGCCAATGATCTGCACACCACGAGTCATGTACATGGTCACCTTTATGAAAACGTATGTAAACTATACCTAAATACATGTGTACtgcttatttgatttattctgtttattttaccTGTCTGTTAACCATGATCTGCCATTTTATGTTGCAGAGTTTTGCCATTTGATGCCATTGTGTGCATGTACAGATTTATCGGTGCTGATAAATGCATGTACCCCTTCCTGGCTCACCGAAAGGAGTCCACAAACAACAATGAATCAAAGACTGGGATGTAATTGGTTCTATCTTCGAGCAGTGGTGCTAAATTCTGTGTAGTTCCTTTGGAACGATAAATGCTGTACATTACAAGTTTTTTTTCCTAATGACACCTAGCTGTCAACTTTTGTAATTTTGCatcttcagaatttcacacatttaGAAAACATTTAAGAAGGGATTAATTTGTAATTATGAAATGTAGggtgttgctatacagttgctcaAGGACTATCACCTCTTATGTATTCACTCGTAACTTATTTATTGTTTGTCTTGTATTGTTGCTTGCTTCTCAGCATTCCATGACCTTGTAGCTTTAGAGGATTTATCCTCCTAATAAAATTAAGAAATGCCCTATGTATTGAAGGATTTATTCTTATTGCCTTTAGTGATCTTGATGTGTTGATGATTtggtaaaacaatgattgacaaaAATGATCAGAAAAGTACCATACATGCTtgttaaataaatagtctcttcAAATTAATACAGTGTCCTTTTAATCTGATTTGCAAGTGCTAATTTTCTCTTGAATACAGGCAAGGTTATTGGTTTGTTAAATGTTTGTAGTTTTGGAGTCATTGCAGCTTTAATGGTTGATGCTATTCCCTCCTTTTGTGACTAATATCAACAGACCAAATGAAATGGATGCTTTCAATTGCATGATAACTCAACCGTATAcaattccatttaaaaaaaaaaaaaaaaattaaatagtctAACATAATTGGCAGTAAATTATGAAGACAAGGTCTCATTTCATAAAGAGAATCCCATTCAGGAGGGATGTTCCTGTTTCCTACATCTGTATTTTCACTTTGAAAGCTACTTCCTGGAATTGCATTAATTTATAGAATACAATCCAAAGCATTTTAACTGCTAAAACAATCTCAGTGTAGTAGTCTTACAGaattaaaattaatgtttgagGGTAATTATACAGATTGTTAAAAATATTAAGCATTGTATATGTGCTTTCAATATACACATTGAATAGTCAGATGAGCTATGTACGGTGTACACCGTATGTCtggaaacattttaatttgaaaataggGACCCTGAAAGTATTTGGattcatgtcataaaatatcaaagcaaatgTCAACTGCAAACATGATGACTGAGCTTTTCTAAGAAATGATTTCACTTTGcgaagccatttttgcaattacttaaCCAACTGGTATCAAGGTGATTttggtggatgtatgaagtcagttgtCTTCAAGTTCACAGGTGACCTCCCGTATCCTTGTGCTGTGTTCGTTTGTGcgaacaccttttgtgttcccagtcaaaaatgaccggcccactaaaatttttcataaatctctcaaattgcatattttatcccaagatattgcattagatatttCTGTCAACTACTTTTTTAGatattatgacaggttttgtacttcttttttgaacatatttaaaaatatatatttgttattgatagaaggattaattAAACTGAGCTTATACTGggctagtggggggcactccagaaaaataaaataattatgttatAAATTAACCACTTGATCTAAACAAAAAAGGTGTCATTTTAGAACCTGGACTTTACAATGCCCatagctgatcctaccagttcttaaataatgctttttaatttgctgacaaattagaactgttttgttctcattatttgcaaatttatcacaattatattcagagttggtaaaaaatatataaactcaaaagtaaaaaaaaataaataaatacagttttcctttttcaggacactgtattttaaagaacattttgtaaaaattcaaataactttacagatctttattgtaaagggtttaaacaatgtttttcatgcttgttcaatgaaccataaacaattaatgaacatgcagctgtggaacggtcattaagaaattaacagcttacagacgataggcaattaaggtcacagttataaaaacttaggacactaaagagatctttctactgactctggaaaaacaccaaaagaaagatgcccagggtccctgcacATCtacgtgaacatgccttaggcatgctgcgtggaggcatgaggactgcagatgtggccagggcaataaattgcaatgtccatacagtgagacacctaagacagcgctacagggagacaggaaggacagctgatcgtcctcgcattggcagaccacgtgtaacaacacctgcacaagattggtacatccgaatatcacacctgcgggacaggtacaggatggcaacaacaactgcccaagttacaccaggaatgcacaatccctccatcagtgctcagactgtccacaataggctaagagaggctggactgaaggcttgtaggcctgttgtaaggcaggcccttaccagacatcaccggcaacaacgtcacctatgggcacaaacccaccttcgctggacaagacaggactggcaaaaagtgctcttcactgacgagtcgtggttttgtctcaccaggggtgatggtcggactctcgtttatcgtcaaaggaatgagcgttacacagaggcctgtactctggagcgggatcagttTGGAGGTaaagggtccatcatggtctggggagGTGTGTCAccgcatcatcggactgagcttgttgtcattgcaggcaatctcaatacTGTGCGTtaaagggaagacatcctcctccctcatgtggtacccttcctgcaggctcatcctgacatgaccctccagcatgacaatgccaccagccatactgctcgtcctgtgcgtgatttcctgaaagacaggaatgtcagtgttctgccatggccagcgaagagcccggatctcaatcccattgagcacgtctgggatctgttggatcggagggtgagggctagggccattccccccagaaatgtccgggaacttgcaagtgccttggtggaagagtggggtaacatctcacagcaagaactggcaaatctggtgcagtccatgaggaggagatgcactgcagtacttaatgcagatggtggccacaccagatactgactgttacttttgattttgaccatgtgagttcctcagtgatgtggacacccaggaacttgaagctgctgactctctccactggtgttcCAAGTTCcaaatgttaagtttgctgaaaataaaagcagttgaaagtgagaggatgtttctttttttgctgagtttatatataaaatagcCATGTGTTCtatatcattggaaaggtctcaattagtaaaatgtaaTGAGCGACTATGTTTCACTCccaggccaaactgcagtgagtattagtgtatgaaattccaactgacacacataaatataataaacaggagtgtctttttgtcatgtttttccttattcctgaaacatacatataacatcgACAATGACAAATTgaaacttacagcagactatcccgattcaaacaagcccaaacacaacataatatgattttgaaaattagatcttgaaatattcttcaaagagtgtacatggacaGACAATGCACAAAAGAGTGCCCAATACacgatctgtgtgtgtgtgtgtgtgcgcgtgcgcatgtccgaggactttgtgtgtgcaaacacatatCCACATactatgtgctcatctaaaggattgggatgctcctgaacacatatttctgtatttttcagtctaatccattcatttccaatagcCGGTCTCTTTAGACAGGGAACACCACAGGtgaaacaaagtgaaataaaactaataacattttatgaaaatgatctaaaaaaaaaatgtgtgttcagATGCCCTATGTGAACAAAAtcatggaattttattccaaatagATGAAATAAACCACAGTtctcagaagaagaaaaaaaaaagttaatcggTCAGTTTTGACTGGAAAACAATAGAAGGGTTAACAACAGGTGGTATAGTAGTGCACtaacatttctttattttaattttgaactccgtatctattgttttatcatttaaagccTAACAAATGTCTTTTAGTGGAAACAAAAAGATATATAGAGTAACACACTTCAAACTTCTGTATGAACTCACATCAACATAGTACAGTGCAGTATGGTAAAGGTTGTTGCCGCTACATTATGAAAAGCCCCATATTTAAATCGAGAGTCTTCTCGatgcccactcacatgagattacATGTGGAAATGTCATCGGAGAGAATATCAGACATCCTTATCAATGGAATGAAAGAAGGAGGGAATCACATAATCAAAACATACTTGTTCCTGGCACAAGGGGAAAATGGGATTCCTCTCAAGCAATAGTCAATGATAGTCAAATCAGGAATGAGCACACAGTAGAGCTTTGCCTTTTGTTAACACCTTTGGAGCACGGAAAAATAATGTatgtaaaaagtttttttttatttttttattgacagtggctttctatttaaaatatactgTCGCAAATAAAGCTGTTGATAAGCAGAATATATGTAATGTGAATATAAACTGACTATATACAAATGACTATAAAAGAATCAAAACTTAAATTAGATATTATGTATTAAGTATTTTTCTCACCTTAAtgacataaaaatattaaaaattttcaGTGTTTCTAAACTTTGTCTTCAGGCGCATGCCAAACAAAACTCTGGAACAAACACTGACAGAGCAGTAAATAAAGACCAACAACAGACGCCTGTCCATGGATTAGATAACTCAATTTTCAGCCTAAATAGCATAAAACAATAAAGAACCCCTTGTACAAACTTAGAAAGTATGCAAGCATTTCCCTCATTAGAGACTACAGCATAAAAGAATGTTTGGTCAGTGTGTGTCAGCTCTGTTAAATGTGTTTGCGACATGTTTTTACTGGAATCTTTTGTGTCAGTTATAAATTGTGCTAACTGAAAATTATTTTGCTTCACTAAGAACTTCTTTGGGAAGAGATTGTTAGAATTACATAAGACACATTGGTTGCATGGTGTTTGTGCACTTTATGCATGAATATGCTCAGTTGTAGTACATACTTCTTTATCTCTACCAAATTAGAGGACTGTTTGAGTAATAATATTCTGCTTCCTCTTGTAAATATTACATCTGAAGCATTTACATTGTTTAGCATTAATGTGTttgcagaactcaaaactttgaGTCAaagttttattacaataaaaatacctattttatttatttattttatttatttattttattttattttttatattatttacatattgcTTGAAAATTGTCAAAAGAGAAAATAAGATTTCATTTCCATCGTTCAGCAACTCTGATTTGTAAATTAGTATTTTATCAAAAGGAAAAGATAAAACATTTCAGCCTACGTCCAAGCTATTGCACCACTACCTTGTTGTTTCAGTAGTGTTGATATGCTAACTCATTACAAAGACACCATGGAAAGGCAGACAGCTCTCCTGTGTGTGGGGCTCCCCCAAATATTAATCCCATTGACTAATAGCCTCAGGCTGACCTTAACTCCTTTGAAAATGAACAGGCATGCCTCAACCAACAGGTGAAATGCAAGAGACAAGAGAGATCACTGATACATAGTGTATCCCGTTCCCTTTACCAGGAAATGATACTCCCACCATTCTTGCTCATTTGGATGATACCATTAGGCTACATTATGATAAGTGATGATGTCAGGGCACATTTCAAGAGAGCAGATACCCCATGAGGAAGATTCTAAAGCATTCATACTCCAGTGGAATTCCGTATGTCGGAAGAGAAAGTTCCGATGAATGTACTGTGGATCAGACGGTGGTCTTTACACACAACATCTGTATAAACAGACCAGAAACATTCCAGACTTGTTCTCTTTTTAGAATGAACAGGGTCACTATCATTTACAGTTTTCATAGTCAGATGATTCACTAAGGGAAGCACATCAAGAATGTATCAcagttaaacaaaattatttaaggTCAACCTTGACAAGACCCCTCTTCCTCCTAGCCATAACTGGACACCTCACACTTCCAAGTTCATAAAAATACTTGGAATCATTCTTTATGTCCAATTCACCCCTGCAAAAAGCAACTCTCGGTTCCTGTCCTTCATGCTTTACATTTCCTTatagggatagttaacccaaaaatgaaaattctgtcaaaatttcCTCACTCTCATGTCTTTCCAAGCAAATATGactttccatagaacacaaaaggagatatgttaggcagaataacccagtcaccattcactttcattgtatgaaaaaaaaaaaaaaaaaaaaaagcaagtcgCACAGGTTTGGAAGTACATTTCTGGAGTAAATAatttaagaattttcattttcagatgaactatctctttagtTTATCCTTATTCTAGCCACCTACTCATTTAGGCTCTAACTATATTACTCTTCACTGACCTCCCATTCCCAATTATAGAAATATAACCTttcaaaataaattgtaaatagcACTATACTTTAGTCTACTGTTTAACTTTTAAACTATAGATATCTTATGTCAAAGCATGTACAAAGCAAAGTACCTAGATCCTTAGCTTCTTCTTTGCTGTGAGTGTCTGCAATACTGTACTTCCCTCTAGTGGACAGAACTGCACTCAATCACTAGCTGACGTTATTGGTGAAGTGGGTCATTTCTGTGCAGAAATGATACAttagactttaaaggaatattcgggttTAAtgacaagttaagatcaattgacagcatttgtggcataatcttgattactacaaaaatcgATATTTTTCTTACCAACacctattgcttctgaagacatggatttatccactagagtattatggattacttttatgctgcctttatgtgctttttggaccttcaaagttctggccaccattcacttgcattgtatggacctacagagctgagatattcttctaaaaatttgtcTGTGTCCAGCAGACGagagaaagtcttacacatctgggatggcaagagggtgagtgaatgacgatgaaagaattttcatttttgggtgaactaacccattaAAATGCTAACCATTTAAAAAGTACAGCCaggagacataaacaatatgtgtgttaacatgattttagtgtgataaaatagcttactaactaaccttttctgtataaaattgtatccaattttacaactcctttgtcatgacaatgtaacgcggtaaaccctaaaacgaccataaaaaaactacgatttaaagaactttacagctcaaataatacaaaagttttaacagctacacatttcttcctttaaaccctcaCAAACTTGgccttattcacttccattgcaagtgcctcactgtaacctggattacaggagggaatttattttatgtggtaatcaacattatgccacaaatgctgttgattgag contains the following coding sequences:
- the LOC127442280 gene encoding 60S ribosomal protein L7-like — its product is MAGETEKKKVPSVPESLLKRRKRFAVIKAVLLKKAKAEKKARKVTRKLIFKRAEAYHKEYREMYRREIRMSRMARKAGNYYVPAEPKLAFVIRIRGINGVSPKVRKVLQLLRLRQIFNGVFVKLNKATINMLRIAEPYIAWGYPNLKSVRELIYKRGFGKINKKRIGLTDNSLIEKSLGQYGIICIEDLIHEIYTVGKNFKAANNFLWPFKLSSPRGGMNKKTTHFVEGGDAGNREDQINRLVRRMN
- the LOC127442279 gene encoding retinol dehydrogenase 10-B translates to MTILAELFVVTFKIIWTFVLAGAKWLIRPREKSVAGQVCVITGAGSGLGRLFAQEFARRRATLVLWDINRLGNEETAEIVREIYRELSPSEGCSDSVQELPLFQPKVYTYVCDVSKRESVYATAEKVRKEVGNIDFLINNAGVVSGHHLLECPDELIERTMMVNCHAHFWTTKAFLPNMLEQNHGHIVTIASSLGLFTTAGVEDYCASKFGAIGFHESLSHELKAADKDGIKMTLVCPFLVDTGMFKGCKIRKEMAPFFPPLKPEYCVKQAMRAILTDQPMICTPRVMYMVTFMKTVLPFDAIVCMYRFIGADKCMYPFLAHRKESTNNNESKTGM